One part of the Pseudopipra pipra isolate bDixPip1 chromosome 3, bDixPip1.hap1, whole genome shotgun sequence genome encodes these proteins:
- the SNRPB2 gene encoding U2 small nuclear ribonucleoprotein B'': protein MDIRPNHTIYINNINDKIKKEELKRSLYALFSQFGHVVDIVALKTMKMRGQAFVIFKELGSSTNALRQLQGFPFYGKPMRIQYAKTDSDIISKMRGTFADKEKRKEKKKAKTLEQSANAPNKKVIQGATPNSANAPGTAPQNQVPDNPPNYILFLNNLPEETNEMMLSMLFNQFPGFKEVRLVPGRHDIAFVEFENENQAGAARDALQGFKITPSHAMKITYAKK from the exons ATGGACATCAGGCCGAACCACACAATCTACATCAACAACATCAACGACAAGATCAAGAAGGAAG AGCTGAAGAGGTCCTTGTATGCCTTATTCTCACAGTTTGGTCATGTGGTCGACATTGTGGCTTTAAAGACCATGAAGATGAGAGGACAGGCTTTTGTTATATTTAAGGAACTTGGATCGTCTACCAATGCTTTGAGACAGCTCCAAGGCTTTCCGTTTTATGGGAAACCAATG cgTATCCAGTATGCAAAAACAGACTCTGACATCATCTCTAAAATGCGCGGGACTTTTGCTgataaggaaaaaaggaaggaaaagaagaaggcCAAAACTCTGGAGCAGTCAGCAAATGCACCCAATAAAAAGGTTATCCAG GGAGCAACACCAAATTCAGCTAATGCCCCAGGGACTGCACCACAGAATCAG GTGCCTGATAACCCACCAAACTATATCCTTTTCCTTAATAACTTGCCTGAGGAAACAAATGAGATGATGCTGTCCATGTTATTCAATCA GTTTCCTGGATTCAAAGAAGTTCGCTTAGTGCCTGGGCGCCACGACATCGCATTCGTGGAGTTTGAAAACGAGAACCAAGCAGGAGCTGCTCGAGATGCTCTCCAGGGGTTCAAGATCACTCCATCTCATGCCATGAAAATCACTTATGCAAAGAAATAG